One window of the Leptospira koniambonensis genome contains the following:
- the pepN gene encoding aminopeptidase N, with protein sequence MDNILTQQEAMLRSGQISEVDYTLKLKLEKGSQEYEGETTVRFVYSGGKKGKLKVDFVSKKIEILWLNGKEETNYEKKESALFLSGESLAEGKNELKIKYKNAFDHSGSGFHKFTDPSDKAEYMHTDFEPFEAHRLFPSFDQPDLKATYELEITGPSEWTYIHNTVPKSEETQGNYKNIKFNKTKKFSTYLFSLIVGPYAVWEDKAGEIPLRIFCRKSLSKYMDAENLFAITKEAFGFLQGYFGVPYPYGKYDQIFVPEFNMGAMENVGAVTFSESYIFRGPRIYSEYLNRANTVYHEMVHMWFGNLVTMKWWNDLWLNESFADYLSYYSMSNGKIFPDALEHFYVREEWAYREDQLSTTHPIAGKAENTLEAISNFDGISYSKGASVLRQLMYYVGEEKFRDAMRLYFKRHAEKNTVLNDFLSCMSETSGIDIRGWSKEWLETTGVNTLSPVRQDGRLFLHQGPSATNGLLRTHALQASLFREKNGSLEEVWKKRVLVKGKETLLEENYSGEADLLLLNTEDFAYAKTYLSKESLPILKRSLHTLKDRFSRRVVWGSLWQMVRDAELAPKEFLELALDQGLKEPDLSVRNSHILTKALTVIDNYIPEAEKRNWSDKLNKIAKEKSLLAQNPEQEQILWFRILENTSKSTEQLSYLKELLDQKKSIPGIAMDQERRWVILSRLSAYGDPESAKRIEEETSKDNTDLGAKKAFLAKISFPDPKTKKESWERFLKPKEGDSTDFLRYGMRGFQWNHQKQLLVSYTDSYFESVISVYETRDPHFASAFGHMMFPSFEPDPNLLKRTERFLDQNKKLPELLKKDLQQQRDDMQRTLKVLEKYKN encoded by the coding sequence ATGGACAATATTCTTACCCAACAAGAAGCAATGCTCCGCTCCGGGCAGATCTCGGAAGTGGACTATACCTTAAAATTAAAACTGGAAAAAGGATCCCAAGAATACGAGGGAGAAACTACAGTTAGATTCGTTTACAGCGGCGGCAAAAAAGGAAAGCTCAAAGTAGACTTCGTATCTAAGAAGATCGAGATCCTTTGGCTGAACGGAAAAGAAGAAACAAATTACGAAAAGAAAGAATCTGCTTTGTTTCTATCCGGAGAGTCATTAGCAGAAGGTAAAAACGAACTTAAGATCAAATACAAAAACGCATTTGATCATAGTGGTTCCGGTTTTCATAAATTTACAGATCCTTCTGACAAAGCAGAATATATGCATACAGACTTCGAACCATTCGAAGCTCATAGACTATTTCCTTCTTTTGACCAACCAGATCTAAAAGCAACGTATGAGCTCGAGATTACGGGCCCTTCTGAATGGACTTATATCCATAATACAGTCCCGAAATCGGAAGAGACCCAAGGGAATTATAAAAACATAAAGTTCAATAAGACTAAAAAATTCTCTACATATCTATTCTCTTTGATCGTTGGACCTTACGCAGTTTGGGAAGATAAAGCAGGAGAAATTCCTCTTAGGATATTCTGCAGAAAATCTCTCTCCAAATATATGGATGCAGAGAATTTATTTGCGATCACAAAAGAAGCCTTCGGATTCCTCCAAGGATATTTTGGAGTTCCATACCCTTATGGAAAATACGACCAGATTTTCGTTCCAGAATTCAATATGGGCGCCATGGAAAATGTGGGAGCAGTCACATTCTCCGAAAGTTATATTTTCCGCGGACCACGGATCTATTCTGAATATTTAAACAGAGCAAACACAGTGTATCATGAAATGGTGCATATGTGGTTTGGAAACCTGGTCACAATGAAATGGTGGAATGATCTTTGGCTGAATGAAAGTTTCGCGGATTATCTTTCTTATTATTCAATGTCTAACGGGAAAATTTTTCCAGATGCATTAGAACATTTTTATGTAAGAGAAGAATGGGCTTATAGAGAAGACCAACTTTCCACAACTCATCCAATTGCAGGAAAAGCAGAGAACACATTAGAAGCAATCAGCAATTTCGACGGGATCTCTTATTCCAAAGGTGCATCCGTTCTTCGCCAATTGATGTATTACGTGGGTGAGGAAAAATTCAGAGATGCGATGAGACTTTATTTCAAAAGACATGCAGAGAAGAATACAGTTCTAAACGATTTTCTTTCCTGTATGTCAGAAACAAGCGGGATCGATATCAGAGGTTGGAGTAAAGAATGGTTAGAGACAACGGGAGTCAATACTCTCAGTCCAGTCCGACAAGACGGTAGATTATTTTTACACCAAGGACCTTCTGCGACCAACGGACTTTTACGCACACACGCTTTACAAGCATCCCTATTCAGAGAAAAGAACGGAAGTCTTGAAGAAGTCTGGAAAAAAAGAGTACTCGTAAAAGGAAAAGAAACCCTACTCGAAGAAAATTATTCGGGAGAAGCGGACCTTCTACTTTTAAACACAGAAGATTTTGCTTATGCTAAAACTTATCTGAGTAAGGAATCACTTCCTATCTTAAAAAGAAGCCTACATACTTTAAAGGATCGTTTTTCCAGAAGAGTTGTATGGGGAAGTTTATGGCAGATGGTAAGAGATGCAGAACTTGCTCCCAAAGAATTTTTGGAGTTAGCTTTGGACCAAGGCTTAAAGGAACCGGATCTTTCAGTTCGAAACAGCCATATACTCACAAAAGCCCTGACAGTAATCGATAATTATATTCCCGAAGCGGAAAAGAGAAACTGGTCAGACAAACTGAACAAAATTGCCAAAGAAAAATCTCTCTTAGCACAAAACCCGGAACAAGAACAAATCTTATGGTTTAGAATATTAGAAAATACTTCTAAATCCACTGAACAACTTTCTTATCTGAAAGAATTATTGGATCAGAAAAAAAGTATTCCAGGCATTGCAATGGACCAAGAAAGACGTTGGGTCATTCTATCCCGGCTAAGCGCGTATGGAGATCCTGAATCTGCGAAAAGGATCGAAGAAGAAACCTCCAAAGATAATACTGATCTTGGAGCCAAAAAAGCATTCTTAGCTAAAATTTCCTTCCCTGATCCTAAAACCAAAAAAGAATCCTGGGAAAGATTTTTGAAACCTAAAGAAGGAGATTCTACTGACTTCTTAAGATACGGAATGAGAGGATTCCAGTGGAATCACCAAAAGCAACTATTGGTCTCTTATACTGATTCTTATTTTGAGTCAGTGATCTCAGTGTATGAAACAAGAGATCCTCATTTTGCTTCTGCATTCGGTCATATGATGTTCCCTTCTTTCGAACCGGATCCGAATTTGTTAAAAAGGACTGAAAGATTTCTGGATCAAAATAAAAAACTTCCAGAACTACTAAAGAAGGATCTCCAACAACAAAGAGACGATATGCAGAGAACTCTTAAGGTTTTAGAAAAATACAAAAACTAA